Within the Malus sylvestris chromosome 4, drMalSylv7.2, whole genome shotgun sequence genome, the region CAGGCGTGACAAGAAGACCCTAAAGCCTCGGACTCAGACTAGGGTAGGTTGTAGGGCAATGCTGTCCGTCAAGAAACTCAGTGTTGGGAAATGGGTTGTTAAATGGTTCGTTAAGGAGCACACTCATGCATTGACTCCCAATAAAGCTGCAAAAGGACTCGTCGATGATCAAGTACCGGTAAGTTATTGTGATCTTTCACAGTTTTTATTGACTTCAATTCGTTCTaagcaatttttttgttttgcgtCATGCATATTAACTCATATTAGACTCGGAAACAATCTTATATCGGGGTACTGCAACTTAATTTTGTCAATTAAATGGGATTTTTGGTGGCTATATCTGCACGACTGCACACGTTGCTCAATAACATATTTCTTAGGATTTTGTATAAGAGTTACATTAGTTAACAGGCCTAGAATCTGACATTACATCTTGTACTGCGTTACTGTGACCTGAATTTCATTGATCTTatgcttcttttctttttcattctgTCATGTGTTTGTAGGACGATAAGACAAAGATTGCAGAGTTAACTAACGAGCTGTTCCTCGAGAGAAAGCGGTCTGCTGCACTTAGAGAAATAGTTGATcttctatttaatcacattgAGGAACATACGCAAGACCTGTCGAAGAAACTTCAGCATGTTGTTGACAATGTCAAGGAGCTTGAATCGGAAGGGAAAAATTGTCGTAGCCTTGGATAGGCCTGGCATTCTAATGGACATTGAATATGTTCAGAttagttttataattttatttcattttgagTTTAGCCGTGTTTTGTTTCAATTAGCCAACCCTGTATACAAATGCTCGTATGGTTGTCACTTGGCACGAGTGTAGAATGTAGCATGCTAGAGTTCAGAGGCTAAGCCATTATTCTGTGCACTATGGGGGTGAAGTTATACCATCCCTTCTGATGCAATTCCCGCCACTACCGTTGCCATCGCCACCACCCCCGACTCCAAAGATACCGAAACTGGCGGTCATTAGGGGG harbors:
- the LOC126618377 gene encoding protein FAR1-RELATED SEQUENCE 12-like isoform X1, translated to MIHESDGASVGTSLVDMSHLFGQDHDDDQRTRNSCKDGSSLVQPHEPYVGQEFDSQESALAFYNAYATRMGFVTRMNDMYRSKHDGTVIGRTLVCNKEGFRKPDRRDKKTLKPRTQTRVGCRAMLSVKKLSVGKWVVKWFVKEHTHALTPNKAAKGLVDDQVPDDKTKIAELTNELFLERKRSAALREIVDLLFNHIEEHTQDLSKKLQHVVDNVKELESEGKNCRSLG
- the LOC126618377 gene encoding protein FAR1-RELATED SEQUENCE 12-like isoform X2, encoding MSHLFGQDHDDDQRTRNSCKDGSSLVQPHEPYVGQEFDSQESALAFYNAYATRMGFVTRMNDMYRSKHDGTVIGRTLVCNKEGFRKPDRRDKKTLKPRTQTRVGCRAMLSVKKLSVGKWVVKWFVKEHTHALTPNKAAKGLVDDQVPDDKTKIAELTNELFLERKRSAALREIVDLLFNHIEEHTQDLSKKLQHVVDNVKELESEGKNCRSLG